A window from Chrysemys picta bellii isolate R12L10 chromosome 2, ASM1138683v2, whole genome shotgun sequence encodes these proteins:
- the LOC135981713 gene encoding uncharacterized protein LOC135981713 has product MQSSPAVMAMQSVNRKRAPAWTDREVLDLIAVWGDESVLSELRSKRRNAKIYEKISKDMAERGYSRDATQCRVKIKELRQGYQKTKEANGRSGSHPQTSRFYEALHSILGAAATTTPPVTVDSEDGILSTAGSSDMLGDGEDEEGDEEGEAVGSSHNADFPDSQDLFITLTEIPYEASPAITPDTESGEGSATPSATVSQPSLESHSQRLARIRRRKKRTREDMFSELMASSQAQAAQQTQWRENLTRMHQANMDREERWRQEDQQATLTLLGLLREQTDTLRRLVDVLQERRQEDRAPLQSISNRPPPPPSPIPTSPKVQRRRGGRVPANSHSTPAESSSSRRLSFPKI; this is encoded by the exons atgcagagctctccagcagtgatggccatgcagtctgtgaatagaaagagagccccagcatggactgatcgtgaagtcttggatctcatcgctgtgtggggcgatgagtccgtgctttccgagctgcgatccaaaagaaggaatgcaaagatctacgagaagatctctaaagacatggcagagagaggatacagccgggatgcaacgcagtgccgcgtgaaaatcaaggagctgagacaaggctaccagaagaccaaagaggcaaacggacgctccggatcccatccccagacatcccgtttctacgaggcactgcattccatcctcggtgctgccgccaccactaccccaccagtgaccgtggactctgaggatgggatactgtccacggccggttcctcagacatgttaggggacggggaagatgaggaaggagatgaggagggcgaggcagttggcagctctcacaacgctgatttccccgacagccaggatctcttcatcacccttacagagatcccctacgaagcgtccccagccattaccccggacacagaatctggtgaaggatcagcca ccccgtctgcgactgtctcacaacctagcctggaatcacactcccagaggctagcgcggattaggcgtaggaagaagaggacacgggaggacatgttctctgagcttatggcctcttcccaagcccaggcagcacagcagacccagtggcgggagaacttgacccgaatgcaccaagccaacatggatcgggaggagaggtggcggcaggaagaccagcaggcgactctaacgctgcttggactactgagggagcaaacggacacactccggcgccttgtggatgttctgcaggaacggaggcaggaggacagagccccgctgcagtccatctctaaccgccctcccccgccaccaagtcccatacccacctcacccaaagtgcaaagaaggagaggcggcagagtccctgctaactctcactccacccctgcagagagctctagtagcagaaggctctcatttcccaaaatttga